In Macadamia integrifolia cultivar HAES 741 chromosome 5, SCU_Mint_v3, whole genome shotgun sequence, a single window of DNA contains:
- the LOC122078228 gene encoding non-functional NADPH-dependent codeinone reductase 2-like isoform X2 — MVCIPGISMGSRGRGIPSLGMGTAVYPFTGSETMKSAILHAIQLGYRHFDSAALYQSEEPLGETIKEAQRLGFIKSRDELFITSKLWCSDAHHERVLPALKKTLQNLQLEYLDLYLIHWPVSLKPGEFELPLKKEDLLPMDFKSVWESVEHCQKLGLTRFIGVEMNPLWHQKKLREFCKEKGIHITAYSPLGAKGTLWGTNRVMESEVLKEIAEARGKTIAQVCLRWVYEQGVSVLVKSFNNERLKENLEIFDWMLSQEELQKIDGISKKKGFPGLEFISEEGPYKSLDELWDGEIA; from the exons ATGGTTTGCATTCCAGGAATATCTATGGGCTCCAGAGGTCGAGGCATCCCCTCCCTTGGCATGGGCACGGCAGTCTATCCCTTCACTGGTTCTGAAACCATGAAGTCAGCCATTCTCCATGCAATCCAACTTGGTTACAGGCACTTCGACTCAGCTGCTCTCTATCAATCAGAGGAGCCTCTTGGAGAAACCATCAAAGAAGCCCAAAGGCTGGGCTTCATCAAATCCAGAGATGAGCTTTTCATCACTTCCAAACTATGGTGCAGTGATGCCCACCATGAGCGTGTCCTTCCAGCTCTCAAAAAGACACTGCA GAATCTTCAATTGGAATACCTTGATCTCTACCTCATCCATTGGCCTGTAAGTCTGAAGCCAGGGGAATTTGAACTGCCCTTAAAGAAGGAAGACCTTCTCCCTATGGATTTCAAGTCTGTATGGGAATCAGTGGAGCACTGTCAAAAGCTCGGCCTCACGAGATTCATCGGA GTGGAGATGAACCCACTTTGGCATCAAAAGAAGCTGAGGGAGTTCTGCAAGGAAAAGGGTATACATATTACTGCTTACTCTCCCTTGGGTGCCAAAGGAACACTTTGGGGCACTAACAGAGTTATGGAGAGTGAGGTACTAAAAGAGATAGCAGAGGCAAGAGGAAAGACAATTGCTCAG GTTTGCTTGAGATGGGTGTATGAGCAAGGGGTGAGTGTACTAGTGAAGAGCTTCAACAATGAAAGGTTGAAGGAGAACCTTGAGATATTTGATTGGATGCTGAGTCAAGAGGAGTTGCAAAAGATTGATGGTAtttcaaaaaagaaagggtTCCCTGGCTTGGAATTTATCTCAGAAGAAGGCCCATACAAGTCCCTCGATGAGCTTTGGGATGGAGAGATAGCATAA
- the LOC122078228 gene encoding non-functional NADPH-dependent codeinone reductase 2-like isoform X1 has translation MVCIPGISMGSRGRGIPSLGMGTAVYPFTGSETMKSAILHAIQLGYRHFDSAALYQSEEPLGETIKEAQRLGFIKSRDELFITSKLWCSDAHHERVLPALKKTLQNLQLEYLDLYLIHWPVSLKPGEFELPLKKEDLLPMDFKSVWESVEHCQKLGLTRFIGVSNFSCKKLELLVFAKIPPAVNQVEMNPLWHQKKLREFCKEKGIHITAYSPLGAKGTLWGTNRVMESEVLKEIAEARGKTIAQVCLRWVYEQGVSVLVKSFNNERLKENLEIFDWMLSQEELQKIDGISKKKGFPGLEFISEEGPYKSLDELWDGEIA, from the exons ATGGTTTGCATTCCAGGAATATCTATGGGCTCCAGAGGTCGAGGCATCCCCTCCCTTGGCATGGGCACGGCAGTCTATCCCTTCACTGGTTCTGAAACCATGAAGTCAGCCATTCTCCATGCAATCCAACTTGGTTACAGGCACTTCGACTCAGCTGCTCTCTATCAATCAGAGGAGCCTCTTGGAGAAACCATCAAAGAAGCCCAAAGGCTGGGCTTCATCAAATCCAGAGATGAGCTTTTCATCACTTCCAAACTATGGTGCAGTGATGCCCACCATGAGCGTGTCCTTCCAGCTCTCAAAAAGACACTGCA GAATCTTCAATTGGAATACCTTGATCTCTACCTCATCCATTGGCCTGTAAGTCTGAAGCCAGGGGAATTTGAACTGCCCTTAAAGAAGGAAGACCTTCTCCCTATGGATTTCAAGTCTGTATGGGAATCAGTGGAGCACTGTCAAAAGCTCGGCCTCACGAGATTCATCGGAGTAAGCAACTTCTCTTGCAAGAAGCTTGAATTACTAGTTTTTGCCAAGATCCCTCCGGCCGTCAATCAA GTGGAGATGAACCCACTTTGGCATCAAAAGAAGCTGAGGGAGTTCTGCAAGGAAAAGGGTATACATATTACTGCTTACTCTCCCTTGGGTGCCAAAGGAACACTTTGGGGCACTAACAGAGTTATGGAGAGTGAGGTACTAAAAGAGATAGCAGAGGCAAGAGGAAAGACAATTGCTCAG GTTTGCTTGAGATGGGTGTATGAGCAAGGGGTGAGTGTACTAGTGAAGAGCTTCAACAATGAAAGGTTGAAGGAGAACCTTGAGATATTTGATTGGATGCTGAGTCAAGAGGAGTTGCAAAAGATTGATGGTAtttcaaaaaagaaagggtTCCCTGGCTTGGAATTTATCTCAGAAGAAGGCCCATACAAGTCCCTCGATGAGCTTTGGGATGGAGAGATAGCATAA
- the LOC122078230 gene encoding non-functional NADPH-dependent codeinone reductase 2-like, giving the protein MVTIPEVSMGSTGLVVPSLGMGMAVYPLTSSETMKSAILHAIQLGYRHFDTAAIYRSQHPLGEAIKEAQRLGFIKSRDELFITSKLWCSEAHHGCVLPALKKTLQILQLEYLDLYLIHCPAILKLEGYELPMGFKSIWESMEKSQKLGLTRFIGVSNFCYRKLEELLVDVKIPPAINQVEMNPVWQQKKLREFCKEKGIHITAYSPLGAKGTLWGTNRAMECEVLKQIAEAKRKTVAQVCLRWVYEQGMSIIVKSLNKERLKENLEIFDWMLSQEELQKIDGISQQKRSSGLEEFISEENPYKSLDELCDGETS; this is encoded by the exons ATGGTAACCATTCCAGAGGTATCCATGGGTTCCACAGGCCTAGTCGTCCCCTCCCTTGGCATGGGCATGGCAGTCTATCCCTTAACTTCTTCTGAAACCATGAAATCAGCCATTCTCCATGCAATTCAACTCGGTTACAGGCACTTCGACACTGCGGCTATCTATCGATCGCAGCATCCTCTTGGGGAAGCCATTAAAGAAGCCCAAAGACTAGGCTTCATCAAATCAAGAGATGAGCTTTTCATCACTTCCAAACTATGGTGCAGTGAGGCTCACCATGGCTGTGTCCTTCCAGCTCTCAAAAAGACTCTCCA GATTCTTCAATTGGAGTACCTTGATCTCTATCTCATCCATTGCCCTGCAATTCTGAAACTAGAGGGATATGAACTGCCAATGGGATTCAAGTCTATTTGGGAATCAATGGAGAAGTCTCAGAAGCTTGGCCTCACTAGATTCATTGGAGTCAGCAACTTTTGCTACAGGAAGCTCGAAGAATTACTTGTTGATGTTAAGATCCCTCCAGCTATCAATCAA GTGGAGATGAACCCAGTTTGGCAGCAGAAGAAGCTGAGGGAGTTCTGCAAGGAAAAGGGAATACATATTACTGCTTACTCTCCCTTGGGAGCAAAAGGAACCCTCTGGGGCACTAACAGAGCTATGGAGTGTGAGGTACTAAAACAGATAGCAGAGGCAAAAAGAAAGACAGTTGCTCAG GTTTGTTTGAGATGGGTGTACGAGCAAGGGATGAGCATAATAGTGAAAAGCCTCAACAAAGAAAGGTTGAAAGAGAATCTTGAGATATTTGATTGGATGCTAAGCCAAGAGGAGTTGCAAAAGATCGATGGCATATCACAACAGAAAAGATCCTCTGGATTGGAGGAATTTATCTCAGAAGAAAACCCTTACAAGTCCCTAGATGAGCTTTGTGATGGAGAGACATCATAA